The DNA window GCACCCCGAAGGTTGCGGGCTACTACATCCTGCACGAAGGCCTGATCGGCTATCTCGGCGACCAGGGCCTGCAGGAATACAGCTACAAGAAGATCGACGACGCCAAGGCGGTCAGCTTCAAGGTCACCGACGGCTGGCTCGGCATCACCGACAAATATTGGGCGTCGGCGCTATTGCCCGACACGTCAGCGCAGCTGCAGGCGCGGTTCTCGTCCAACCTGGTCGGCACGGTCAGGACCTATCAGACCGACTACCTGCAGGATCCGCAGACCATCGCGATCGGCGGCACCGGCAGCGCCAACGCCCGGCTGTTCGCCGGCGCCAAGGAAGCCAGCGTCGTCGGCATCAATTTCCCGATCGGCGGTTTCGGCGGCTACAACAAGGAGCTCGGGCTCAACCACTTCGATCTCCTGATCGACTGGGGCTGGTTCTATTTCATCACCAAGCCGATGTTCCTGGCGCTGGACTTTTTCTACCATCTGGTCGGCAATTTCGGCATCGCCATCCTCCTGGTGACGGTACTGGTGAAGCTCTTGTTCTTCCCGCTTGCCAACAAGTCCTACGCGTCGATGGCGAAGATGAAATCGGTGCAGCCGCAGCTGGCCGCGCTGAAGGAACGCTATCCCGACGACAAGGTGAAGCAGCAGCAGGAGATGATGGAAATCTACAAGAAGGAGAAGATCAACCCGATCGCCGGTTGTCTTCCCGTCGCCTTGCAGATTCCGGTGTTCTTTTCGCTCTACAAGGTGCTGTTCGTCACCATCGAAATGCGCCACGCGCCGTTCTTCGGCTGGATCAAGGACCTGTCGGCGCCCGATCCGACCAACCTGTTCACGCTGTTCGGCCTGCTGCATTTCGATCCGACCACGCTGCCGGTGTTCGGGCATTACCTCGCGCTCGGCATCTGGCCGATGATCATGGGCGTGACGATGTGGTTCCAGATGAAGCTCAACCCGACGCCGCCGGATCCGACCCAGAAGCTGATCTTCTCGTGGATGCCGCTGATCTTCACCTTCATGCTGGCGGGCTTCCCGGCCGGCCTGGTGATCTACTGGGCCTGGAACAACACGCTCTCGGTGCTGCAGCAGAGCTTCATCATGCGCCGCAATGGCGTGAAGGTTGAATTGTTCGACAATCTGAAAGCGACCTTCATGCCGAAGAAGGCCGTGTCGAAAAGCTGACAAGCGCTTTCGATGGGTGGGTGCAGGACGCGGGATTTCCAACCCGTCATGGCCGGGCTTGTCCCGGCCATCCACGTCCTCCTCTCGCTAAGGCCACAAGACGTGGATGCCCGGGACAAGCCCGGGCATGACGACGAATGAAAGCCTTCGCATGACCGCCGAATCCGATGCGAAGCTGATGGAACAAGGGCGAAAACTGTTCGCGGGCGACTGGCAGTTCTTCTGGGCCTCGCCCTCGATCGAAACGCTGCCGCCGATGGCGGGCATGGAGGTCGCCTTCGCCGGCCGCTCCAATGTCGGCAAATCGAGCCTGATCAACGCACTGACGGGACGCAACGCGCTGGCGCGGACCTCGCATACGCCGGGCCGCACCCAGGAACTGATCTTCTTCGAGGGTCCCGACAAAGCCGGCTTCCGGCTGGTCGACATGCCCGGTTACGGCTACGCCTCGGCGCCGAAGGCCAAGGTCGCGTCGTGGACCGCGCTGATCCATCAATTCCTGCAGGGCCGCAGCAGCCTGGCGCGGGTCTATGTGCTGATCGACGCGCGGCACGGCTTCAAGGAAGTCGATCTCGATGTCCTGAAGACGCTCGACAAGTCAGCCGTGAGCTATCAGGTCGTGCTCACCAAGGCCGATCAGGTGAAGCCGGCCGAGCTGGAAACAACTTTCGC is part of the Bradyrhizobium erythrophlei genome and encodes:
- the yidC gene encoding membrane protein insertase YidC, with protein sequence MTDNRNTILAVILSGLVLIGWQYFFNIPQMEKQRAAQQIQSELVKPAPQAGTTTTPQAGGAPAPANAPAANQPGSAAPVVDRQIAIASEPRVKIDTPRLSGSISLKGARIDDLSLVQFRETVDPSSPAIVLYSPSGTEAPYYAEFGWVPASGSTAKIPDQNTVWQQEGTGSLTPSTPITLKYDNGEGLTFHRTISIDDRYLFTIKDDVTNVGNAPVTLYPFALISRHGTPKVAGYYILHEGLIGYLGDQGLQEYSYKKIDDAKAVSFKVTDGWLGITDKYWASALLPDTSAQLQARFSSNLVGTVRTYQTDYLQDPQTIAIGGTGSANARLFAGAKEASVVGINFPIGGFGGYNKELGLNHFDLLIDWGWFYFITKPMFLALDFFYHLVGNFGIAILLVTVLVKLLFFPLANKSYASMAKMKSVQPQLAALKERYPDDKVKQQQEMMEIYKKEKINPIAGCLPVALQIPVFFSLYKVLFVTIEMRHAPFFGWIKDLSAPDPTNLFTLFGLLHFDPTTLPVFGHYLALGIWPMIMGVTMWFQMKLNPTPPDPTQKLIFSWMPLIFTFMLAGFPAGLVIYWAWNNTLSVLQQSFIMRRNGVKVELFDNLKATFMPKKAVSKS
- the yihA gene encoding ribosome biogenesis GTP-binding protein YihA/YsxC produces the protein MTAESDAKLMEQGRKLFAGDWQFFWASPSIETLPPMAGMEVAFAGRSNVGKSSLINALTGRNALARTSHTPGRTQELIFFEGPDKAGFRLVDMPGYGYASAPKAKVASWTALIHQFLQGRSSLARVYVLIDARHGFKEVDLDVLKTLDKSAVSYQVVLTKADQVKPAELETTFAAVTAALAKHPAAFPEVLVTSSRTGAGMAELRAAMVRLLGERSR